A part of Deinococcus radiotolerans genomic DNA contains:
- a CDS encoding serine hydrolase domain-containing protein produces the protein MFRDPLRAALRELEGVLDRDLGGARRLLRAALAQGGVVGAARGSGARVLGVGGTPPDGVFELASVSKPFTAALAGALVRRGALDWHAPLAALGGPLRGVPRHVSAWTLATHTAGVPLHPARVGVTTFTHFHDPYGPMTPAGVVGSVRRWARPGGRFGYSNLGAGLLGLACAFAAGEAFSADGYARALRREVTGPLGLHVTPAAPPGVILPGAGLLTAPRVTAFGPLVGAGGLFGGAADLLEFGQALLRGELGEDWRDARRVPGLPPGVDGVGPGWFARGALPGGVRWHDGVARGTRSGLGVGLESGAVVVVLARGGVPLAGGRAAVPALLQALLS, from the coding sequence ATGTTCCGGGATCCTCTGCGGGCGGCGCTGCGTGAACTGGAAGGCGTGCTGGACCGCGATCTGGGGGGCGCGCGGCGCCTGCTGCGGGCGGCCCTCGCGCAGGGGGGCGTCGTGGGGGCCGCCCGCGGGTCGGGCGCGCGTGTGCTGGGTGTGGGGGGAACGCCGCCGGACGGCGTGTTCGAACTGGCGAGTGTCAGCAAGCCGTTCACGGCGGCGCTGGCGGGCGCGCTGGTGCGGCGTGGGGCGCTGGACTGGCACGCGCCCCTGGCGGCGCTGGGGGGGCCGCTGCGGGGCGTGCCGCGCCACGTGAGCGCGTGGACGCTGGCGACCCATACGGCGGGCGTGCCGCTGCACCCGGCGCGGGTGGGGGTCACGACCTTCACGCACTTTCACGATCCGTACGGGCCGATGACGCCGGCGGGGGTGGTGGGCAGCGTGCGCCGCTGGGCGCGTCCCGGGGGCCGCTTTGGGTACTCGAACCTGGGGGCGGGCCTGCTGGGGCTGGCGTGCGCGTTCGCGGCGGGTGAGGCGTTCAGCGCGGACGGGTACGCGCGGGCGCTGCGGCGCGAGGTGACGGGCCCGCTGGGCCTGCACGTGACGCCCGCCGCGCCGCCCGGGGTGATCCTGCCGGGCGCGGGGCTGCTCACGGCGCCGCGCGTGACGGCGTTCGGGCCGCTGGTGGGGGCGGGCGGGCTGTTCGGGGGGGCGGCGGACCTCCTGGAGTTCGGGCAGGCGCTGCTGCGAGGTGAACTGGGGGAGGACTGGCGGGACGCGCGGCGCGTGCCGGGCCTCCCGCCGGGTGTGGACGGGGTGGGGCCCGGCTGGTTCGCGCGCGGCGCGCTGCCGGGTGGCGTGCGCTGGCATGACGGTGTGGCGCGCGGGACCCGCAGCGGCCTGGGCGTGGGGCTGGAGTCCGGCGCGGTGGTGGTGGTCCTGGCGCGTGGCGGGGTGCCCCTGGCCGGCGGGCGGGCGGCGGTCCCGGCGCTCCTTCAGGCGCTGCTGTCCTGA
- a CDS encoding TAXI family TRAP transporter solute-binding subunit yields the protein MNARTLPLLTLLLLSPAHAATFLNVATGSATGTYSTMFKNIGKVCTQSAYLKERGTSGSLENIDLLLSNEVSLAFVQSDVLKAKEQIDGDTRVQNIKALLPLHNEEIHLFAPPPVTKKSILGKVTTTGVTTYADLKGKRVAAWGGSLITARVLSAKLGVPYTVTSVKDRDAAFNALRAGQVDAVLAVVGQPATWVKDLSGVNLVPIPYAPSLNGIYSSAKLLYPNLGAGSVPTVAVQSVLATRDFKTPEKKDLLLKYQKCAMSKLVNLQEDEGMHPKWQEVTFKTWPWPQYK from the coding sequence ATGAACGCACGCACCCTGCCCCTCCTGACCCTGCTCCTCCTGAGCCCCGCGCACGCCGCCACGTTCCTAAACGTCGCCACCGGCAGCGCCACCGGCACGTACTCGACCATGTTCAAGAACATCGGCAAGGTCTGCACCCAGAGCGCCTACCTGAAAGAACGCGGCACCAGCGGCAGCCTGGAAAACATCGACCTGCTCCTCAGCAACGAGGTGTCACTGGCATTCGTGCAGAGTGACGTCCTGAAAGCCAAAGAACAGATCGACGGCGACACCCGCGTGCAGAACATCAAAGCGCTGCTGCCCCTGCACAACGAAGAAATCCACCTCTTCGCCCCGCCCCCCGTCACGAAGAAAAGCATCCTGGGCAAGGTCACCACCACCGGCGTCACCACGTACGCCGACCTGAAAGGCAAACGCGTCGCCGCGTGGGGCGGCAGCCTCATCACCGCCCGCGTCCTCAGCGCCAAACTCGGCGTGCCGTACACCGTCACCAGCGTCAAGGACCGCGACGCCGCCTTCAACGCCCTGCGCGCCGGACAGGTCGACGCCGTCCTCGCCGTCGTCGGTCAGCCCGCCACCTGGGTCAAGGACCTCAGCGGCGTGAACCTCGTGCCCATCCCCTACGCGCCCAGCCTGAACGGCATCTACAGCAGCGCCAAACTCCTGTACCCCAACCTCGGCGCGGGCAGCGTCCCCACCGTCGCCGTGCAGAGCGTCCTCGCCACCCGCGACTTCAAGACACCCGAGAAGAAAGACCTGCTGCTGAAATACCAGAAGTGCGCCATGAGCAAACTCGTGAACCTGCAAGAAGACGAAGGCATGCACCCCAAATGGCAGGAGGTCACGTTCAAGACGTGGCCCTGGCCGCAGTACAAGTAA
- the speA gene encoding biosynthetic arginine decarboxylase → MTTPASFSTTDAAELYQVPNWSGGWFRVSDKGQVEVTPTPGLHAPLRAIVDEIVDRGESLPVILRFPQVITGRVKHLNEAFGKAIAEYGYTSHYQGVFPIKVNQRRVVVESIAAAGYDYAHGLEAGSKAELALCLAQRMHPDALLCCNGFKDDGFIKLALWGRTLGKNVVITIEKYSELDRILKQAKALGVRPAIGVRFKLHARGSGQWEESGGDQAKFGLNAYELLRVVERLKEEDMLDSLVMLHTHIGSQITDIRRVKVAVREATQTYAGLIAAGAQLKYLNVGGGLGVDYDGSKTTFYASMNYTVQEYSADVVYTVQETCKARGVPEPVIVSESGRALTAHHAVLILPVVDVTGPTRDLEDLAPADENSHQIVKDMEDILANITARNYRESYNDAVGDKQTLHNLFDLGYVTLPDRARGEALFNAILRKVAKLIQNEKYVPDELEDLQKVLADKYICNFSLFQSLPDNWAIQALFPIVPLDRLNEKPTRQATLVDITCDSDGKIEKFIDLRDVKATLPLHEPGDKPYYLGVFLMGAYQDVLGSAHNLFGKVSEAHVTLRPGGRFHIDLFVRGQKARRMIESMGYEEPMLRDSIEDQADAAIKNGILTNEQEHELLEDYGEELLGYTYLEYEN, encoded by the coding sequence ATGACGACCCCAGCAAGTTTTTCCACCACTGACGCCGCCGAACTGTACCAGGTGCCCAACTGGTCGGGCGGGTGGTTCCGCGTGTCCGACAAGGGCCAGGTGGAGGTCACCCCCACCCCCGGCCTGCACGCTCCCCTGCGCGCCATCGTGGACGAGATCGTCGACCGGGGCGAGAGCCTGCCCGTCATCCTGCGCTTCCCGCAGGTGATCACTGGCCGCGTGAAGCACCTGAACGAGGCGTTCGGGAAGGCCATCGCCGAGTACGGCTACACCAGCCACTACCAGGGCGTGTTCCCGATCAAGGTCAACCAGCGCCGCGTGGTCGTCGAGAGCATCGCCGCCGCCGGGTACGACTACGCGCACGGCCTGGAGGCCGGCAGCAAGGCCGAACTCGCGCTGTGCCTCGCACAGCGCATGCACCCCGACGCGCTGCTGTGCTGCAACGGCTTCAAGGACGACGGGTTCATCAAGCTGGCCCTGTGGGGCCGCACGCTCGGCAAGAACGTCGTCATTACCATCGAGAAGTACAGCGAACTGGACCGCATCCTGAAGCAGGCCAAGGCGCTCGGCGTGCGCCCCGCGATCGGCGTGCGCTTCAAACTGCACGCGCGCGGCAGCGGCCAGTGGGAGGAGTCCGGCGGGGATCAGGCGAAGTTCGGCCTGAACGCCTACGAACTCCTGCGGGTCGTCGAACGCCTGAAAGAGGAAGACATGCTGGACAGTCTGGTCATGCTGCACACCCACATCGGGTCGCAGATCACCGACATCCGCCGCGTGAAGGTCGCCGTGCGTGAAGCCACGCAGACGTACGCGGGACTGATCGCCGCTGGCGCGCAGCTGAAGTACCTGAACGTCGGCGGCGGCCTGGGCGTCGACTACGACGGGTCGAAAACCACCTTCTACGCCAGCATGAACTACACCGTGCAGGAGTACTCCGCGGACGTCGTGTACACCGTGCAGGAAACCTGCAAGGCCAGAGGGGTCCCCGAACCCGTGATCGTCAGCGAGTCCGGCCGCGCCCTGACCGCGCACCACGCTGTGCTGATCCTCCCGGTCGTAGACGTCACCGGCCCCACCCGCGACCTCGAAGACCTCGCGCCCGCCGACGAGAACAGCCACCAGATCGTCAAGGACATGGAAGACATCCTGGCGAACATCACCGCCCGGAACTACCGCGAGTCCTACAACGACGCCGTGGGCGACAAGCAGACCCTGCACAACCTCTTCGACCTGGGCTACGTCACCCTGCCCGACCGGGCGCGCGGCGAGGCGCTGTTCAACGCCATCCTGCGCAAGGTCGCCAAACTCATCCAGAACGAGAAGTACGTCCCCGACGAGCTGGAGGACCTCCAGAAGGTGCTGGCCGACAAGTACATCTGCAACTTCAGCCTGTTCCAGAGCCTGCCGGACAACTGGGCCATCCAGGCGCTGTTCCCGATCGTGCCGCTGGACCGCCTGAACGAGAAACCCACCCGGCAGGCCACCCTGGTCGACATCACCTGCGACAGCGACGGCAAGATCGAGAAATTCATCGACCTGCGCGATGTAAAAGCCACCCTGCCCCTGCACGAGCCCGGCGACAAGCCGTACTACCTGGGCGTGTTCCTGATGGGCGCGTACCAAGACGTGCTGGGCAGCGCCCATAACCTCTTCGGGAAGGTCAGCGAGGCGCACGTCACCCTGCGCCCCGGCGGCCGTTTCCACATTGACCTGTTCGTGCGCGGCCAGAAAGCGCGGCGCATGATCGAGTCCATGGGCTACGAGGAACCCATGCTGCGCGACAGCATCGAGGATCAGGCCGACGCCGCCATCAAGAACGGCATCCTGACCAATGAGCAGGAGCACGAACTCCTCGAGGACTACGGCGAGGAACTCCTGGGGTACACGTACCTCGAATACGAGAACTGA
- a CDS encoding PAS domain-containing sensor histidine kinase — MTPPEAGAPFHGVDAQALLSALPDPVALFRPDGQVTLNRAAQARVHQHSPSGDWMALFHAGSVPPIRDAVQAALSGETRQVTVQVVDTVAPGLLTVAPTEDGALLHLHVARDPLEVALELMDGMGLGMTVQAPDTRILLTNDAAARILGMTQEQLLGRDSMHPEWRAVHPDGTDFPGETHPSVQALRTLQVQRDVPMGVYHPGEATWRWLQVTAIPRRAPGASQAKQVTTVFADVTERQQMQAEVRRSERRFRSLVEATTQIVWNTDPAGSLQPPQAPWEAFTGQTPDEYRGAGWLDAVHPDDRAGAISDWQRALETGTLYTTEYRLRRADGAYVPMLTRGVPILDERGQLLEWLGTNTDLSAIREAEQALKVLNAELEARVQTRTEDLSRVTRFSTLLLTAAGESIFGLDARGVTTFANPAAARMLGYSIESMIGQEQHALVHHHHEDGTPYALSDCPIHQTLRDGQTRRVERDVMWHAQGNPVPVAYVVTATHDTAGAVNGAVIMVQDITERVRAQAQLQDLITDLERSNQDLEQFAYVASHDLQEPLRTIGSYTELLARRYQGQLDPRADQYLHFMQDAVTRMRSLIQDLLGFARLSRTDLIFEPVSLDELMQAARQNVQGTLTSGGSQLSWDTPDEVWGQSSLLTQLLTNLVSNGLKFHRPGETAQVHVTSRREGDTVHISVRDNGIGIAPEYHARIFEIFQRLHRRDTYAGNGMGLAICRKIAEHHGGRIWIESAPDQGSTFHLTLPAVPTP, encoded by the coding sequence GTGACCCCGCCTGAAGCGGGCGCCCCGTTCCACGGCGTGGACGCCCAGGCGCTGCTCAGCGCGCTGCCCGACCCGGTCGCACTGTTCCGCCCGGACGGGCAGGTGACCCTGAACCGCGCCGCGCAGGCGCGCGTGCACCAGCACTCCCCGAGTGGCGACTGGATGGCGCTGTTCCACGCGGGCAGCGTCCCCCCGATCCGCGACGCGGTGCAGGCCGCGCTGAGCGGCGAGACGCGGCAGGTCACGGTGCAGGTCGTTGATACGGTCGCGCCGGGCCTGTTGACCGTCGCGCCCACCGAGGACGGCGCACTGCTGCACCTGCACGTGGCCCGCGACCCCCTGGAGGTCGCGCTGGAACTCATGGACGGCATGGGCCTGGGCATGACCGTGCAGGCTCCAGACACCCGCATCCTGCTCACGAACGACGCGGCCGCGCGCATCCTGGGCATGACCCAGGAGCAGCTTCTGGGCCGCGACTCCATGCACCCCGAGTGGCGCGCCGTCCACCCCGACGGCACGGACTTTCCCGGCGAGACGCACCCGAGCGTGCAGGCGCTGCGGACCCTGCAGGTGCAGCGCGACGTGCCCATGGGCGTGTACCACCCCGGCGAGGCCACGTGGCGCTGGTTGCAGGTGACGGCCATTCCGCGCCGCGCGCCCGGTGCCTCGCAGGCCAAGCAGGTCACGACGGTGTTCGCCGACGTCACCGAACGCCAGCAGATGCAGGCCGAGGTGCGCCGCAGCGAACGCCGCTTCCGTTCCCTGGTGGAAGCCACCACGCAGATCGTGTGGAACACCGATCCCGCCGGGTCACTCCAGCCGCCCCAGGCGCCCTGGGAGGCCTTCACCGGCCAGACGCCTGACGAGTACCGGGGCGCCGGGTGGCTGGACGCCGTCCATCCTGACGACCGGGCGGGCGCCATCAGCGACTGGCAGCGCGCCCTGGAAACCGGCACGCTGTACACCACCGAGTACCGCCTGCGCCGCGCGGACGGCGCGTACGTGCCCATGCTGACCCGCGGCGTGCCCATCCTGGACGAGCGGGGGCAGCTGCTGGAGTGGCTGGGCACCAACACGGACCTGAGCGCCATCCGCGAGGCCGAGCAGGCCCTCAAGGTCCTGAACGCCGAGCTGGAAGCGCGCGTGCAGACCCGCACCGAGGACCTCTCGCGCGTCACGCGTTTCAGCACGCTGCTCCTCACGGCCGCCGGAGAGAGCATCTTCGGGCTGGACGCGCGCGGCGTGACCACCTTCGCGAACCCCGCCGCGGCCCGCATGCTGGGCTACAGCATCGAGAGCATGATCGGCCAGGAGCAGCACGCGCTGGTCCACCACCACCACGAGGACGGCACCCCCTACGCCCTGAGTGACTGCCCGATCCACCAGACGCTGCGGGACGGGCAGACGCGCCGGGTGGAGCGGGACGTCATGTGGCACGCCCAGGGGAACCCCGTGCCGGTCGCGTACGTCGTGACGGCCACCCACGACACCGCCGGCGCGGTCAACGGGGCGGTCATCATGGTGCAGGACATCACCGAGCGCGTGCGCGCCCAGGCGCAACTGCAGGACCTGATCACGGACCTCGAGCGCAGCAACCAGGACCTCGAGCAGTTCGCGTACGTCGCCAGTCACGATCTGCAAGAACCCCTGCGGACCATCGGCAGCTACACCGAACTGCTCGCCCGGCGCTACCAGGGCCAGCTGGACCCACGCGCGGACCAGTACCTGCACTTCATGCAGGACGCCGTGACCCGCATGCGCAGCCTCATCCAGGACCTGCTGGGTTTCGCCCGCCTGAGCCGCACCGACCTGATCTTCGAGCCCGTCTCGCTGGACGAGCTGATGCAGGCCGCGCGGCAGAACGTGCAGGGCACCCTGACCTCCGGCGGCAGCCAGCTGAGCTGGGATACCCCGGACGAGGTGTGGGGGCAGTCGTCCCTGCTGACGCAGCTGCTCACGAACCTGGTCAGCAACGGCCTGAAATTCCACCGGCCCGGCGAGACCGCCCAGGTGCACGTCACGTCCCGCCGCGAGGGGGACACCGTACACATCAGCGTGCGCGACAACGGCATCGGGATTGCGCCGGAATACCACGCGCGGATCTTCGAGATCTTCCAGCGGTTGCACCGCCGCGACACCTACGCCGGGAACGGCATGGGCCTGGCCATCTGCCGTAAAATCGCGGAGCACCACGGTGGACGCATCTGGATCGAGTCTGCCCCTGACCAGGGCAGCACCTTCCACCTGACCCTGCCCGCGGTGCCCACCCCATGA
- a CDS encoding MBL fold metallo-hydrolase produces MTAVTPPAPQHPPVSSFGGTQTLRADLVRVRLPMVNAFLLGEPGGPWVLVDAGMPGTAGLIRRAARAVHGDRPPELIVLTHGHLDHVGALADLLAAWDVPVYAHPLELPHLMGVAPYPFPDPTVGGVMSALSPAFLPGPFDFRPHVRPLPQDGSVPGAPGWRWLHTPGHTSGHVSLWRAADRTLVAGDAFVTTRQETATGALLNAVTEVRRPPAYYTPNWEAAAASVRGLEALNPALAATGHGHPMAGEPLREQLSALAAQFEARGRPARGWYLGHPVPVHAAQRGDPDPLRPIVLGALGGVAAAWLLWQARRLLH; encoded by the coding sequence ATGACTGCCGTGACGCCGCCCGCGCCCCAACATCCTCCGGTATCGTCGTTCGGGGGCACGCAGACACTCCGGGCGGACCTGGTGCGGGTGCGCCTGCCGATGGTGAACGCGTTCCTGCTGGGCGAGCCGGGCGGGCCGTGGGTGCTGGTGGATGCCGGGATGCCGGGTACGGCGGGCCTGATCCGCCGGGCGGCCCGGGCGGTGCATGGGGACCGGCCGCCGGAGCTGATCGTGCTGACGCACGGGCACTTGGATCACGTGGGGGCGCTGGCGGACCTGCTGGCGGCGTGGGACGTGCCGGTGTACGCGCACCCGCTGGAGCTGCCGCACCTGATGGGCGTGGCGCCGTACCCGTTCCCGGACCCGACGGTGGGCGGCGTGATGAGCGCCCTGTCCCCGGCATTTCTGCCCGGGCCGTTTGATTTCCGGCCGCACGTGCGGCCCCTGCCGCAGGATGGGTCGGTGCCGGGCGCGCCGGGGTGGCGGTGGCTGCACACGCCGGGGCACACCAGCGGTCACGTGTCACTGTGGCGGGCGGCGGACCGGACGCTGGTGGCGGGCGACGCGTTCGTGACAACCCGGCAGGAGACGGCGACCGGGGCGCTGCTGAACGCGGTGACGGAGGTGCGCCGCCCACCGGCGTATTACACGCCGAACTGGGAGGCGGCAGCCGCGTCGGTACGTGGCCTGGAGGCGCTGAACCCGGCGCTGGCGGCGACCGGGCACGGGCACCCGATGGCGGGCGAGCCGCTGCGCGAGCAGCTGTCGGCACTGGCCGCCCAGTTCGAGGCGCGGGGACGGCCGGCGCGCGGGTGGTACTTGGGGCATCCGGTGCCGGTGCACGCGGCGCAGCGGGGGGATCCGGACCCGCTGCGGCCTATCGTGCTGGGCGCGCTGGGGGGCGTGGCAGCCGCGTGGCTGCTCTGGCAGGCGCGGCGCCTGCTGCACTGA
- the carB gene encoding carbamoyl-phosphate synthase large subunit has translation MPKRTDLQTILILGSGPIQIGQAAEFDYSGTQALKALKKEGYRVVLVNSNPATIMTDPDLADATYLEPLTPEFVRRVIEKERPDALLPTLGGQTALNLAMDLNADGTLEQFGVELIGANAAAIRKGEDREEFQAAMKKIGVETARGQMVHSMEEAVEYQKQIGLPIVIRPSFTLGGTGGGIAHTYEEFLAITEGGLRDSPVTSVLLEESILGWKEYELEVMRDHADTVVIITSIENFDPMGVHTGDSITVAPAQTLSDVEYQRLRDQSLAIIREIGVDTGGSNIQFAVNPKDGRVIVIEMNPRVSRSSALASKATGFPIAKIAALLAVGYHLDELKNDITLSTPASFEPSIDYVVTKIPRFAFEKFPGTPDALGTQMRSVGEVMAIGRTFKESLQKAMRSIESDVRGAFAAMSIEDLRGLLYGNPRRLEAVLELLRRGESTSDLFDATKIDPWFLSQLKEIIDAETEITQLGPIGEWKYEIWREVKRLGFSDARIGEIVGLSELDVRALRKEAKATPVYKTVDTCAAEFEAFTPYHYSTYEWEDEVTSTDKPKVVILGSGPNRIGQGVEFDYATVHAVWALQEAGYETIMVNSNPETVSTDYDTADRLYFEPLTFEDVMNIVEHEKPVGVIVQLGGQTPLKLAKRLADAGAPIIGTSPETIHEAEDRASFNALCERLGLPQPKGKVAETPDQAAALATELGFPLMARPSYVLGGRAMRTVRSMDELTTYLNEVYAAVEGQPSILLDQFLEGALELDVDTLCDGETAVVAGIMEHVEAAGVHSGDSACILPPVTLDPAILARVKADTERLALELGVRGLMNVQWAIKDGTAYILEANPRASRTVPFVSKAVNHPLAKSAARIAVGHTLAQIGFTDTPTPPMYSVKEVHLPFLKFKGVIPTLGPEMKSTGESMGIDTDPYRAFYRAQIGAKNNLPTTGTALLLGDGLDDIATQLQDAGLTVTREQTDQLPALLIDVTGSEYLRTALERGVPIVSTKEAAEWTAKAIAAAKNDPLNVKSLQEWVNA, from the coding sequence ATGCCTAAGCGTACTGACCTCCAGACCATCCTGATTCTCGGCAGCGGCCCCATCCAGATCGGGCAGGCAGCCGAGTTCGACTATTCCGGCACGCAGGCCCTCAAGGCCCTGAAGAAGGAAGGCTACCGGGTGGTGCTGGTGAACAGCAACCCGGCGACGATCATGACCGACCCGGACCTGGCGGACGCCACGTACCTGGAACCCCTGACGCCCGAGTTCGTGCGCCGCGTGATCGAGAAGGAACGCCCGGACGCCCTGCTGCCCACCCTGGGCGGGCAGACGGCCCTGAACCTCGCCATGGACCTGAACGCCGACGGCACGCTGGAGCAGTTCGGTGTGGAACTGATCGGCGCGAACGCCGCCGCGATCCGCAAGGGCGAGGACCGCGAGGAATTCCAGGCCGCCATGAAGAAGATCGGCGTGGAAACCGCGCGCGGGCAGATGGTGCACTCGATGGAGGAAGCCGTCGAGTACCAGAAGCAGATCGGCCTGCCTATCGTGATCCGGCCTTCCTTCACGCTGGGCGGCACGGGCGGCGGCATCGCGCACACCTACGAGGAGTTCCTGGCGATCACGGAAGGCGGCCTGCGCGACAGCCCCGTGACCAGCGTGCTGCTGGAAGAATCGATCCTGGGCTGGAAGGAGTACGAGCTAGAGGTCATGCGCGACCACGCCGACACGGTCGTGATCATCACCTCCATCGAGAACTTCGACCCGATGGGCGTGCACACCGGCGACAGCATCACGGTGGCGCCCGCGCAGACCCTCAGTGACGTGGAGTACCAGCGCCTGCGCGACCAGTCCCTGGCGATCATCCGCGAGATCGGCGTGGACACCGGCGGCAGCAACATCCAGTTCGCGGTGAACCCCAAAGACGGCCGCGTGATCGTCATCGAGATGAACCCCCGCGTCAGCCGCTCCTCGGCGCTGGCGAGCAAGGCGACCGGCTTCCCCATCGCCAAGATCGCCGCGCTACTCGCGGTCGGGTACCACCTCGACGAGCTGAAGAACGACATCACCCTGAGCACGCCCGCCTCCTTCGAGCCGAGCATCGACTACGTGGTCACGAAGATCCCCCGCTTCGCGTTCGAGAAGTTCCCCGGCACGCCCGACGCCCTGGGCACCCAGATGCGCAGCGTGGGCGAGGTCATGGCCATCGGCCGCACCTTCAAGGAGAGCCTCCAGAAGGCCATGCGCAGCATCGAGTCGGACGTGCGCGGCGCCTTCGCCGCCATGTCGATTGAGGACCTGCGCGGGCTGCTGTACGGCAACCCCCGCCGACTGGAAGCCGTGCTGGAACTCCTGCGCCGCGGCGAGAGCACGAGCGACCTGTTCGACGCGACGAAGATCGACCCGTGGTTCCTCAGCCAGCTGAAGGAGATCATCGACGCCGAGACCGAGATCACGCAGCTCGGCCCCATCGGCGAGTGGAAGTACGAGATCTGGCGCGAGGTCAAACGCCTGGGCTTCAGCGACGCCCGCATCGGCGAGATCGTCGGCCTGAGCGAACTGGACGTCCGCGCGCTGCGCAAGGAAGCGAAAGCCACGCCCGTCTATAAGACCGTGGACACCTGCGCCGCCGAATTCGAAGCCTTCACGCCCTACCACTACAGCACGTACGAGTGGGAGGACGAGGTCACGAGCACCGACAAACCCAAGGTCGTCATCCTCGGCAGCGGCCCCAACCGCATCGGGCAGGGCGTCGAATTCGACTACGCCACCGTCCACGCCGTCTGGGCCCTCCAGGAGGCCGGGTACGAGACCATCATGGTCAACAGCAACCCGGAAACCGTCAGCACCGACTACGACACCGCCGACCGCCTGTACTTCGAGCCGCTGACGTTCGAGGACGTCATGAACATCGTCGAGCACGAGAAGCCCGTCGGCGTGATCGTGCAACTCGGCGGGCAGACGCCCCTCAAGCTCGCCAAGCGCCTCGCGGACGCCGGCGCGCCCATCATCGGCACCAGCCCCGAAACCATCCACGAGGCCGAGGACCGCGCCAGCTTCAACGCCCTGTGCGAACGCCTCGGCCTGCCCCAGCCCAAGGGCAAGGTCGCCGAAACCCCCGATCAGGCCGCTGCGCTGGCCACCGAACTCGGCTTCCCGCTCATGGCCCGCCCCTCCTACGTGCTGGGGGGCCGCGCCATGCGCACCGTCCGCTCCATGGACGAACTCACCACGTACCTGAACGAGGTGTACGCCGCCGTCGAGGGGCAGCCCAGCATCCTCCTCGACCAGTTCCTCGAGGGCGCGCTGGAACTCGACGTGGATACCCTCTGCGACGGGGAAACCGCTGTCGTCGCGGGCATCATGGAACACGTCGAAGCCGCCGGGGTGCACAGCGGCGACAGCGCGTGCATCCTCCCTCCCGTCACGCTGGACCCCGCCATCCTGGCGCGCGTCAAGGCTGACACGGAACGCCTCGCGCTGGAACTGGGCGTCAGGGGCCTCATGAACGTCCAGTGGGCTATCAAGGACGGCACCGCGTACATCCTCGAAGCGAACCCCCGCGCCAGCCGCACCGTCCCGTTCGTCAGCAAGGCCGTGAACCACCCCCTCGCCAAGAGCGCCGCCCGCATCGCCGTCGGCCACACCCTCGCGCAGATCGGCTTCACCGACACCCCCACCCCGCCCATGTACTCCGTGAAGGAAGTGCACCTGCCGTTCCTGAAATTCAAGGGCGTCATCCCCACCCTCGGCCCTGAAATGAAAAGCACCGGCGAAAGCATGGGCATCGACACCGACCCCTACCGCGCGTTCTACCGCGCGCAGATCGGCGCGAAAAACAACCTCCCCACCACCGGCACCGCCCTGCTCCTCGGGGACGGACTGGACGACATCGCCACGCAACTCCAGGACGCGGGCCTGACTGTCACGCGCGAGCAGACCGACCAGCTGCCCGCCCTGCTGATCGACGTGACCGGCAGCGAGTACCTGCGCACCGCGCTGGAACGCGGCGTGCCCATCGTCAGCACGAAGGAAGCCGCCGAATGGACCGCCAAAGCCATCGCCGCCGCGAAGAACGACCCCCTGAACGTCAAGAGCCTCCAAGAGTGGGTGAACGCCTGA
- a CDS encoding response regulator codes for MTHKTDPPTIEILLVEDNEPDVLLTLEAFEDARVPNRMHVARDGVEALRFLRREGEHAEAPRPDVILMDINMPRKTGLEVLAEVKADPSLRSIPVVMLTTSQAEDDVRSSYERHASGYVVKPVGFENFLGAIRAFEAFWMTFVRFPPRS; via the coding sequence ATGACGCACAAGACTGACCCGCCCACCATCGAGATCCTGCTCGTCGAGGACAACGAACCCGACGTGCTGCTCACCCTGGAAGCCTTCGAGGACGCCCGGGTGCCCAACCGCATGCACGTCGCTCGGGACGGCGTGGAAGCCCTGCGCTTCCTGCGGCGCGAGGGCGAGCATGCCGAGGCGCCCCGCCCGGACGTGATCCTGATGGACATCAACATGCCCCGCAAGACCGGGCTGGAAGTCCTGGCGGAAGTCAAGGCTGACCCCTCACTGCGCAGCATTCCCGTCGTGATGCTCACCACCAGTCAGGCCGAGGACGACGTGCGCTCCTCGTACGAGCGCCACGCCAGCGGGTACGTGGTCAAACCCGTGGGCTTCGAGAACTTCCTGGGCGCCATCCGCGCGTTCGAGGCCTTCTGGATGACCTTCGTGCGCTTCCCGCCGCGCTCCTGA